A window of the Gossypium hirsutum isolate 1008001.06 chromosome A05, Gossypium_hirsutum_v2.1, whole genome shotgun sequence genome harbors these coding sequences:
- the LOC107957920 gene encoding probable LL-diaminopimelate aminotransferase, chloroplastic — protein sequence MYYSQFLSRVCMPHAVLLQPKESWNSSKSNDEIIVGHCTKVPRNSNLEKLRSGYLFPEISRHESEHLQKNPDASLIRLGIGDTTQPIPDTITLAMAEQVRGLSTIQGYRGYGAEQGNMALRKAIAGKFYQDMGIKANEIFVSDGAQCDISRLQMLLGSNVTVAVQDPSFPAYIDSSVVVGQAGELEEETGKYGNIIYMNCGPENDFFPDLSTIPRTDIIFLCSPNNPTGHAASWQQLKQLVEFAEANGSIIVHDSAYAAYIRDGSPRSIFAIPGAKEVAIEISSFSKFAGFTGVRLGWTVVPEELLYSNGFPVIKDFNRIVCTCFNGASNIAQAGGLACLSTDGYHDLCKVIDYYMENAKILVDGFTSLGWKVYGGKNAPYIWVHFPGMSSWNVFAEILKKTNIVTVPGRGFGPAGEEYIRVSAFGQRQNILEAIRRLNSFL from the exons ATGTATTATTCTCAGTTCTTATCCCGGGTTTGCATGCCTCATGCAGTGTTATTACAACCTAAAGAAAGTTGGAACAG TTCAAAATCAAATGATGAAATCATAGTTg GTCATTGCACGAAGGTCCCACGAAATTCGAACTTGGAGAAACTACGTAGTGGATATCTTTTTCCTGAG ATATCCAGGCATGAATCTGAACACTTGCAGAAGAACCCAGATGCAAGCTTAATAAGACTTGGAATTGGCGATACAACACAGCCTATACCAGACACCATAACACTAGCAATGGCTGAG CAAGTTCGTGGCCTATCAACGATTCAAGGTTATAGAGGATATGGAGCTGAACAAGGCAACATG GCATTAAGGAAGGCAATTGCAGGAAAATTTTACCAGGATATGGGTATTAAAGCTAATGAGATTTTCGTATCGGACGGTGCACAATGCGACATTTCTCGCCTTCAG ATGCTTCTAGGATCCAATGTTACAGTGGCTGTGCAGGACCCATCTTTCCCT GCCTATATTGATTCAAGTGTCGTGGTTGGTCAAgctggtgagttagaagaggaaaCAGGCAAGTATGGGAACATTATCTATATGAACTGCGGGCCTGAGAATGATTTCTTCCCTGATCTATCAACAATCCCAAGGACAGATATCATTTTCCTTTGTTCACCAAACAATCCCACGGGCCATGCTGCATCATGGCAGCAACTAAAGCAACTCGTAGAGTTTGCAGAGGCCAATGGGTCGATCATAGTTCATGACTCTGCCTATGCTGCTTATATCAGAGATGGAAGCCCGAGGTCCATCTTTGCAATTCCTGGAGCCAAAGAG GTTGCCATTGAAATTTCATCCTTCTCCAAATTTGCTGGTTTTACAGGCGTCCGACTTGGCTGGACGGTGGTCCCTGAGGAGCTTTTGTACTCCAACGGCTTCCCTGTTATAAAGGATTTCAACCGCATTGTTTGCACTTGCTTTAATGGCGCATCAAATATTGCCCAGGCTGGAGGCCTTGCATGCCTTTCAACAGATGGTTATCAT GACCTATGCAAGGTGATTGACTACTACATGGAGAACGCTAAAATACTGGTAGATGGATTTACATCACTTGGATGGAAGGTTTATGGTGGGAAAAATGCACCCTATATATGGGTACACTTTCCAGGAATGAGTTCCTGGAATGTATTCGCTGAAATTCTGAAGAAAACAAACATAGTGACAGTTCCAGGGAGAGGGTTTGGACCTGCAGGCGAAGAGTATATTAGAGTCAGTGCATTTGGTCAAAGACAAAATATTTTAGAAGCTATAAGGCGGCTCAATTCTTTTCTATAA